From Bifidobacterium sp. ESL0790, one genomic window encodes:
- a CDS encoding dihydroorotase produces the protein MLTIHDTKVWDTGERIDLVVPSVDERRSLVESGACVEGDIDGSSLLVAPGLTDPHVHFRDPGQLDKETMVSGASAAAAGGYTRVLIMPNTLPAADGRDVEVQEAAATGAGSDVKRRNTDSPDDGLQNVGTYNTLDYLQRYEQSHGIELPVRYDLSVCASLGRAGRLPTNPKDFERFMDLRPAESAVGGMARKSTRTVPNAVSEHPLRAISDDGSAITDKTLDAVLTNAKSTGLPILEHCEHHDTGAVNEGAVSRKLGLPGIPSSTELSIVTRDIEAARRTGVHIHFQHVSTASAFDAIRAAKAEGLPITCETAPHYLALCDKDLLCYGSMAKMNPPLRSEADRKATIAAVADGTVDMIATDHAPHTLAEKQAGLAEAPNGIIGLECAYGVCRKVLVESGAISEQRLIELMSLAPERLMGHTPTDVAMLLNTSSKCATKRVLDLGKVEHPESVDLTLIDTSQEWTVDSSRFHSKGRNTPFDGWKLTGRPMATIIGSKLVFSHLPNTTRKTS, from the coding sequence ATGCTGACCATCCATGACACCAAGGTGTGGGACACCGGCGAACGCATCGACCTTGTCGTCCCCTCGGTTGACGAGCGACGTTCGTTGGTCGAGTCGGGAGCGTGCGTCGAAGGCGATATCGACGGTTCGTCGCTGCTGGTCGCGCCGGGGCTCACCGATCCGCACGTCCACTTCCGTGACCCCGGGCAGCTGGACAAGGAGACGATGGTCAGCGGTGCCTCCGCGGCGGCCGCGGGCGGCTATACGCGCGTGCTCATCATGCCGAACACGCTGCCTGCGGCCGACGGGCGCGACGTCGAAGTGCAGGAGGCCGCTGCCACAGGGGCTGGAAGCGATGTGAAGCGCAGAAATACCGATTCACCTGACGATGGGCTTCAGAACGTCGGCACCTACAACACGCTCGACTACTTGCAGCGTTACGAGCAGTCGCATGGCATCGAGCTTCCGGTGCGCTACGACCTGAGCGTATGCGCCTCACTGGGGCGCGCGGGCAGGCTGCCGACCAATCCAAAGGATTTCGAGCGGTTCATGGATCTCAGGCCTGCAGAAAGTGCTGTCGGCGGAATGGCTCGGAAATCTACGAGAACCGTGCCGAATGCCGTGTCTGAACACCCGCTACGCGCCATCAGCGACGACGGTTCCGCCATCACCGATAAGACACTCGACGCGGTGCTCACCAACGCGAAATCGACAGGTCTGCCAATTCTCGAGCATTGTGAGCATCACGATACCGGTGCGGTCAACGAGGGTGCAGTGAGCCGAAAGCTCGGCCTTCCCGGCATCCCGTCGAGCACGGAACTCTCCATCGTCACCCGGGACATCGAGGCGGCCCGACGCACCGGCGTCCACATCCACTTCCAGCACGTCTCCACCGCCTCCGCGTTCGACGCGATACGGGCCGCCAAGGCCGAGGGGCTGCCCATCACCTGCGAGACCGCGCCGCATTACCTGGCGTTGTGCGACAAGGACCTCTTGTGCTACGGGAGCATGGCGAAGATGAACCCACCGCTGCGCTCGGAGGCCGACCGCAAGGCGACCATCGCGGCCGTGGCCGACGGAACGGTCGACATGATCGCCACCGACCACGCCCCGCACACCCTGGCCGAGAAACAGGCCGGCCTGGCCGAGGCGCCCAACGGCATCATCGGCCTCGAATGCGCCTACGGCGTCTGCCGGAAGGTGCTGGTCGAAAGTGGTGCCATCAGCGAGCAACGGCTCATCGAGCTCATGTCACTCGCTCCGGAACGGCTCATGGGCCATACGCCGACCGATGTGGCCATGCTGCTCAACACGTCATCGAAATGCGCGACGAAACGGGTGCTTGATCTGGGCAAGGTGGAGCATCCTGAGTCCGTCGATCTTACGCTAATCGATACCAGCCAGGAATGGACGGTGGATTCGTCACGATTCCATTCCAAGGGACGCAACACCCCGTTCGACGGCTGGAAGCTCACCGGCAGGCCGATGGCGACCATCATCGGATCGAAACTGGTGTTCAGCCACTTGCCAAACACGACCCGCAAAACGTCTTGA
- a CDS encoding helix-turn-helix domain-containing protein, whose amino-acid sequence MRTLRRQRQLSQAALAEAVGVSRQTIISIEKGRFDPSLPWPSAWPPCSIAPLKTSSTQNRERDLNLK is encoded by the coding sequence CTGAGAACTCTTCGCCGGCAACGCCAGCTCTCACAGGCCGCCCTCGCCGAAGCGGTTGGCGTGAGCCGTCAGACCATCATCTCCATCGAAAAGGGCCGTTTCGACCCATCCCTACCCTGGCCTTCCGCCTGGCCACCCTGTTCAATTGCACCATTGAAGACATCTTCGACCCAGAATCGTGAACGAGACTTGAATCTGAAATGA
- the pyrE gene encoding orotate phosphoribosyltransferase: MTPLDQRFTEFMLQSGALRFGDFTLKSGRRSPYFINAGAFNDGRKIATLGAFYAEKITAAIADGTLPQDIATIFGPAYKGIPLAVSTAIALTSMHGMEVGYTFDRKEKKDHGDGGILVGTPLEDGMKVLLVDDVMTAGTAVREVVPKLKAAADVDIVGLVLSVDRMEKTKDSDISAVKSVEQEFGFPVIAIANVREIFAAASRMVTLDGQPLLSDAIKHSAEDYLKRYGA, translated from the coding sequence ATGACGCCGCTGGACCAGCGCTTCACCGAATTCATGCTGCAATCCGGGGCGCTGCGATTCGGCGACTTCACCCTCAAATCAGGCCGGCGCTCGCCCTACTTCATCAACGCCGGCGCGTTCAACGACGGCCGCAAGATCGCCACCCTGGGTGCCTTCTACGCCGAGAAAATCACCGCCGCCATCGCCGACGGCACGCTGCCGCAAGACATCGCCACCATTTTCGGCCCGGCCTACAAGGGCATCCCGCTGGCCGTCTCCACCGCCATCGCGCTCACCAGCATGCACGGCATGGAGGTTGGCTACACCTTCGACCGCAAGGAGAAGAAGGACCACGGCGACGGCGGCATCCTGGTCGGCACCCCGCTCGAGGACGGCATGAAGGTGCTGCTCGTCGACGACGTCATGACCGCCGGCACCGCCGTGCGCGAGGTGGTCCCCAAGCTCAAGGCCGCCGCCGACGTCGATATCGTGGGTCTCGTGTTGTCCGTCGATCGCATGGAGAAAACCAAGGATTCCGACATCTCCGCCGTCAAGTCCGTCGAGCAGGAATTCGGCTTCCCGGTCATCGCCATCGCCAACGTCCGTGAGATCTTCGCCGCCGCCTCCCGCATGGTCACCCTCGACGGCCAACCCCTGCTCAGCGACGCCATCAAGCACAGCGCCGAGGACTATCTCAAGCGCTACGGCGCTTGA
- a CDS encoding dihydroorotate dehydrogenase, which translates to MDVLAPHEWRHKTIVAGVEWKNPVGTASGTFQLDACGDYYDVAQLGAISTKGVSPVPWEGNPAPRTAESPAGMVNAVGLQNPGVDHYLVDELPRLKALGATVVTNVAGHSDEDYAQVVEKLADSPADMLEINVSCPNVSHGGMSVGTDPVALSRLIKHLRTLTDKPMIVKLSPNVTDIVEIAHAAVDAGADALSLINTLVGMRIDINTGKPIIANRTGGVSGPAIFPIALSFVWRVRQSIPDIPIIGIGGIDSGEKALEYLYAGANAVEVGAAALIDPTAPMRVARELDNLLDSRPELAAKLAKGQTW; encoded by the coding sequence ATGGATGTGCTGGCACCACATGAGTGGCGACACAAAACTATCGTGGCGGGCGTGGAATGGAAGAACCCGGTCGGCACCGCCTCGGGCACGTTCCAGCTCGACGCGTGCGGCGACTATTACGACGTGGCCCAGCTCGGTGCCATCAGCACCAAGGGCGTCTCGCCGGTGCCATGGGAGGGCAATCCCGCGCCGCGCACGGCCGAATCGCCAGCTGGCATGGTCAACGCGGTCGGCCTGCAGAATCCTGGAGTCGACCATTATCTGGTGGACGAGCTGCCCCGCCTGAAGGCGTTGGGCGCGACCGTGGTCACCAACGTGGCCGGGCACAGCGACGAGGACTATGCGCAGGTGGTCGAGAAGCTCGCCGATTCGCCCGCCGACATGCTCGAAATCAACGTCAGCTGCCCGAACGTCAGCCACGGCGGCATGAGCGTGGGCACGGATCCGGTCGCGCTGAGCAGGCTCATCAAGCACTTGCGCACGCTGACCGACAAGCCGATGATCGTCAAGCTCTCGCCGAACGTCACCGACATCGTCGAGATCGCCCACGCCGCGGTCGACGCGGGGGCCGACGCGCTCAGCCTCATCAACACGCTGGTCGGCATGCGCATCGACATCAACACCGGCAAGCCCATCATCGCCAACCGCACCGGCGGCGTCTCCGGGCCCGCCATCTTCCCGATTGCGCTGAGCTTCGTCTGGCGCGTCCGCCAGTCCATTCCCGACATCCCCATCATCGGCATCGGCGGCATCGACTCGGGGGAGAAGGCGCTGGAATACCTCTACGCCGGAGCCAACGCCGTGGAGGTGGGCGCCGCCGCGCTCATAGACCCGACCGCCCCAATGCGTGTAGCGCGAGAATTGGATAACCTGCTCGATTCGCGCCCTGAACTTGCCGCGAAACTGGCCAAGGGGCAGACATGGTGA
- a CDS encoding aspartate carbamoyltransferase regulatory subunit, translating to MEVTSITNGIIIDHVDAGTALTVLRYIKVDPTKAKLALIMNATSHALGAKDIIKIEDVEDLNLDALGFVAPHATINIVRGGEIVEKHKPGLPKHLVGVITCKNPRCVTTTERGLDQRFHLASAERREYRCDYCDEAAER from the coding sequence ATGGAAGTCACCAGCATCACCAACGGCATCATCATCGACCACGTCGACGCGGGCACGGCGCTCACCGTGCTGCGCTATATCAAGGTCGACCCCACCAAGGCCAAACTGGCCCTGATCATGAACGCCACCAGCCACGCGCTCGGAGCTAAGGACATCATCAAGATCGAGGATGTCGAGGACCTGAACCTGGACGCGCTCGGCTTCGTGGCGCCCCACGCGACCATCAACATCGTGCGCGGCGGCGAGATCGTCGAGAAGCACAAGCCCGGACTGCCCAAGCACCTGGTCGGGGTCATCACCTGCAAGAACCCTCGGTGCGTCACCACCACGGAGCGCGGGCTCGACCAGCGCTTCCACCTGGCCAGCGCCGAGCGGCGCGAATACCGTTGCGATTATTGCGACGAGGCGGCCGAGCGGTAG
- a CDS encoding dihydroorotate dehydrogenase electron transfer subunit produces the protein MTATSFTPTLPAQTVEREAHEAGRKPGRRTVEVVGASMLSHGIFRLVIRDPYVARHASPAQFVNLYPHDARMMLPRPFGVAGVDGDDVTLIYQIVGHGTEEFSTLEAGDAIDALGPLGKPFDLGKPANYVLVGGGLGVPPLLYAAQTLCRRDDARVTSVFGYRDERFADELVRGYVNAAHSITNAEGNVVDLLNDIEDELKVAAQPPVILSCGPTPMMRAVAAWASKRGIPAQLSLEARMGCGYGACVACVVDTPSGRLKVCKDGPVFTTEQLGWAA, from the coding sequence ATGACAGCCACATCATTCACACCGACCTTGCCGGCGCAAACCGTCGAGCGCGAGGCCCACGAGGCCGGACGCAAACCTGGTCGGCGCACGGTCGAGGTGGTCGGCGCCTCGATGCTTTCGCATGGCATTTTCAGGTTGGTGATTCGTGATCCGTACGTCGCCCGCCACGCGTCGCCGGCGCAGTTCGTCAACCTCTATCCCCACGATGCGCGGATGATGCTGCCCAGGCCGTTCGGCGTGGCCGGTGTCGACGGCGACGACGTGACGCTCATCTACCAAATTGTGGGGCACGGCACCGAGGAGTTCTCCACGCTCGAGGCCGGCGACGCCATCGATGCGCTGGGGCCGCTGGGCAAGCCGTTCGACCTTGGCAAGCCCGCCAATTACGTGCTGGTCGGCGGGGGACTGGGTGTGCCACCCCTGCTGTATGCGGCGCAGACGCTCTGCCGACGCGACGACGCGCGCGTCACTTCGGTGTTTGGCTATCGCGACGAGCGCTTCGCCGACGAGCTGGTGCGCGGCTATGTCAACGCGGCGCACAGCATCACCAACGCCGAAGGCAACGTGGTCGACTTGCTCAATGACATCGAAGACGAGCTCAAGGTCGCTGCACAACCGCCTGTCATCCTCTCCTGTGGCCCGACGCCGATGATGAGGGCCGTGGCGGCATGGGCGAGCAAGCGTGGCATTCCGGCGCAATTGAGCCTAGAGGCGCGCATGGGCTGCGGTTACGGGGCCTGCGTCGCCTGCGTCGTCGATACGCCGAGCGGACGGCTGAAAGTCTGCAAGGACGGGCCGGTTTTCACCACCGAGCAGCTCGGTTGGGCGGCCTGA
- a CDS encoding bifunctional [glutamine synthetase] adenylyltransferase/[glutamine synthetase]-adenylyl-L-tyrosine phosphorylase: MDDSMGAKLRARELIRAGLNDLNAARGAFAKLADYGMDDARLPWMLDALSHACEPDIVLEHLTMILGNMNENQRVRFMADDGAMTRLVRVLGASDSMGKLMVGHPDLTEAAAFDKCSSFKFSRQERIDHMLSAIGANNTTDAAKNQGSGVSTPTSTAQEAANTSSAVTPGDLSAAANALRKSYYRQLAAIMAHDVESDNPIDIQPTISAKLSDLADASLNAALEIAKANVVDSERCRFAIIGMGKLGAQELNYVSDVDLIYVVEPEDGSKTDTATLTRIGTRIAMTMQKVCQSVVPGVTMPPLWQIDTALRPEGRDGPLVRTLASHQAYYDKWARNWEFQALLKARAVAGDRELGKAYEDMTRPLVWSASKRDDFVRECQRMRKRVEDTIEPELRDREIKLGKGGLRDVEFTAQMLQLVHGRSDESLRVRSTLGALEALAEGGYIARPQATKLGQDYRFERVLEHRQQMWQLKRTHLFPDIGTSDGEGLETKRKYDMRELNGNAELTRLARAFGLLPDELVKRYDETRREVRRLHVDIYYRPMLPINAQLDDDQVTLSHEASKERFAAIGFADPDAAMRHVDALTQGISRAAKINRILLPSILQWLAEGQNPDMGLLQWRKLEEHFGGSSSYLGFLRDSPQALTRLCHVLSNSRLLGDALNKSIESVRWLGDDAKLQARDRQSLDTQLASIAKRYATNVKDFATSVRELRRHEIERIGLAWTTGVMDGATSLTGMTDVYDAVIDAALSWAVRNQLRENKLEQAPATLCVIAMGRYGGREVNFCSDADAMIIYRPTQVKDGESRQAESPNSTVEPTGTAPISASVFAGKVVTDLRQILQGPVSVEAVIDLDLGLRPEGKNGPLVRSFDSYREYYTSWFSTWERQALLRARYAAGDQRLAEDFLTQVADPLRYMDRPLTEAEIGEIRTLKARMEAERLPRGVRRDRHLKLGAGGLSDVEWTVQLLQLEHAGEHRQLRTTSTLGALSELERLGYINHTDAKSLREAWQMLTDARNGNYLWGARMARADVLPDDLFSLGGVATFLGYGANRGQYFVNDMTAAMRRCREVMERLFYGQ, translated from the coding sequence ATGGACGATTCGATGGGTGCGAAGCTGCGGGCGCGAGAGCTCATCCGCGCGGGACTGAACGATCTCAACGCGGCGCGGGGAGCATTCGCCAAGCTTGCGGATTACGGCATGGACGACGCGCGTCTTCCATGGATGCTTGACGCCCTTTCGCACGCCTGCGAGCCGGACATCGTGCTCGAGCATCTAACGATGATTCTTGGAAACATGAACGAGAACCAGCGTGTCCGTTTCATGGCCGATGACGGCGCGATGACGCGTCTGGTTCGGGTGCTGGGGGCCTCGGATTCCATGGGCAAGCTCATGGTCGGGCATCCGGACCTGACCGAAGCGGCGGCCTTCGACAAGTGCAGCAGTTTCAAGTTCAGCCGCCAGGAACGAATCGACCACATGCTCTCGGCGATCGGGGCGAACAACACGACGGACGCCGCCAAAAACCAGGGGAGTGGAGTTTCAACACCAACCAGTACCGCTCAGGAAGCAGCCAACACCTCGTCGGCCGTCACTCCGGGTGACCTGTCCGCCGCGGCCAACGCGCTGCGCAAGTCCTATTATCGCCAGCTGGCCGCGATCATGGCCCACGACGTGGAATCCGACAACCCCATCGACATCCAGCCGACGATCAGCGCCAAACTCTCGGACCTCGCGGACGCCTCGCTCAACGCGGCACTGGAGATCGCCAAGGCCAATGTCGTGGATTCGGAGCGTTGCCGTTTCGCCATCATCGGCATGGGCAAACTCGGCGCGCAGGAGCTCAATTACGTCTCGGACGTCGACCTGATCTACGTGGTTGAGCCTGAGGATGGGTCCAAAACCGACACGGCCACATTGACGCGCATCGGGACGCGAATCGCGATGACGATGCAGAAGGTCTGCCAGTCCGTGGTGCCGGGCGTCACCATGCCCCCGCTTTGGCAGATCGACACCGCCCTGCGGCCGGAAGGCAGGGACGGCCCACTGGTGCGCACCCTCGCCTCGCACCAGGCCTATTACGACAAGTGGGCGCGCAACTGGGAGTTCCAGGCGCTGCTCAAGGCACGTGCCGTCGCCGGGGATCGCGAGCTTGGCAAGGCGTATGAGGATATGACGCGGCCGCTGGTCTGGTCGGCGTCAAAACGCGACGATTTCGTGCGCGAATGCCAGCGCATGCGCAAACGCGTCGAAGACACCATCGAGCCTGAGCTCCGTGACCGCGAGATCAAACTGGGCAAGGGCGGCCTGCGCGACGTGGAGTTCACCGCGCAGATGCTCCAGCTCGTGCACGGACGTTCCGACGAGTCGCTGCGCGTGCGGTCCACGCTTGGGGCCTTGGAGGCGCTGGCAGAAGGCGGATATATCGCGCGCCCGCAGGCGACGAAGCTTGGGCAGGACTATCGTTTCGAACGCGTGCTCGAGCACCGCCAGCAGATGTGGCAGCTCAAACGCACCCATCTCTTCCCCGATATCGGCACCTCGGACGGCGAGGGGCTGGAGACCAAGCGCAAATACGACATGCGCGAGCTCAACGGCAACGCCGAGCTGACCAGGCTCGCCCGCGCCTTCGGGCTGCTTCCGGACGAGCTGGTGAAACGCTACGACGAGACCCGCCGCGAGGTGCGCCGCCTGCACGTCGACATCTACTACCGTCCGATGCTGCCAATCAACGCCCAGCTCGACGACGACCAGGTCACCCTGAGCCATGAGGCCAGCAAGGAACGTTTCGCAGCCATCGGTTTCGCCGATCCAGACGCGGCTATGCGACACGTCGACGCGCTGACCCAAGGCATCTCGCGCGCCGCCAAGATCAACCGGATACTGCTGCCGTCCATCCTCCAATGGCTCGCCGAGGGCCAGAACCCTGACATGGGCCTGCTGCAATGGCGCAAGCTCGAGGAACATTTTGGCGGCAGCAGCTCTTATCTGGGTTTCTTGCGGGACTCTCCCCAGGCGTTGACGCGCCTGTGCCACGTGCTCTCGAACTCACGGCTGCTGGGCGACGCGCTCAACAAGTCCATCGAATCGGTGCGGTGGCTGGGCGACGACGCGAAACTCCAGGCGCGTGACCGGCAGAGCCTCGACACCCAGCTGGCCTCCATCGCCAAGCGTTACGCCACCAATGTCAAGGATTTCGCCACCTCCGTGCGCGAGCTGCGCCGCCACGAGATCGAACGCATCGGCCTGGCGTGGACCACCGGGGTAATGGATGGCGCCACCAGCCTCACCGGCATGACCGACGTGTACGACGCGGTGATTGACGCCGCGCTGAGCTGGGCGGTACGCAACCAGCTGCGCGAGAATAAGTTGGAGCAGGCGCCGGCCACGTTATGCGTCATCGCCATGGGACGCTACGGCGGCCGCGAGGTCAATTTCTGCTCCGACGCCGACGCCATGATCATCTACCGTCCGACGCAAGTCAAGGATGGTGAATCAAGGCAAGCCGAATCGCCAAACAGCACCGTCGAACCTACCGGTACGGCACCCATATCCGCCTCCGTGTTCGCGGGCAAGGTCGTCACCGACCTGCGTCAGATCCTGCAGGGACCGGTGAGCGTGGAGGCCGTCATCGACTTGGACCTCGGGTTGCGCCCGGAGGGCAAGAACGGCCCGCTGGTGCGCTCCTTCGACTCGTACAGGGAGTATTACACCTCGTGGTTCAGCACGTGGGAGCGCCAGGCCCTGCTCCGTGCGCGCTACGCCGCCGGCGACCAGCGTCTTGCCGAGGATTTCCTCACCCAGGTGGCCGACCCGCTGCGCTATATGGACCGGCCGCTCACGGAGGCCGAGATCGGCGAGATACGAACCCTCAAGGCCCGCATGGAGGCCGAGCGCCTGCCACGTGGCGTGCGTCGGGACCGCCATCTCAAGCTCGGCGCAGGCGGGCTTTCCGACGTCGAATGGACCGTGCAGCTGCTCCAGCTCGAGCACGCCGGCGAGCATCGGCAGCTGCGAACCACGTCCACGTTGGGCGCGCTCAGCGAGTTGGAACGTCTTGGATATATCAATCACACCGACGCCAAATCCTTGCGCGAGGCGTGGCAAATGCTCACGGACGCGCGCAATGGCAACTACCTGTGGGGCGCGCGCATGGCCCGCGCCGACGTGCTGCCCGACGACCTGTTCTCACTGGGCGGCGTGGCCACGTTCCTGGGCTACGGCGCCAATCGTGGGCAGTATTTCGTCAACGACATGACCGCCGCCATGCGCCGTTGCCGCGAGGTGATGGAGCGTCTCTTCTACGGCCAGTAA
- the pyrB gene encoding aspartate carbamoyltransferase — protein sequence MAGSSVVTLDDIPTTGIQSLLDKARYIDSHRKEVADTCSGRVLATLFYEPSTRTRLSFETAMLRLGGKVIGFAGSQLSSATKGETIHDTVKVVSQYADIIAMRHPKEGAALVAAEASEVPVINGGDGGHMHPTQTLADLSTIEARFGRVSDLTVGLCGDLTFGRTVHSLIETLCRFGNVRFVLISPAELKTPQYVLDRINQSPTCSYVEASDLSAVIGDLDVLYMTRVQKERFFNEDDYLRLRDTYILDAPKMALAKPTMAVLHPLPRVNEIAKEVDDDPRAAYFEQVKRGMLMRMALESSLLSDELPGYDENKEVQA from the coding sequence TTGGCCGGTTCCAGCGTCGTCACGTTGGATGACATACCGACCACGGGAATCCAGTCGTTGCTCGACAAGGCGCGATACATCGATTCCCACAGAAAAGAAGTGGCTGACACCTGTTCCGGCAGAGTGTTGGCCACTTTGTTTTATGAGCCCAGCACGCGCACGCGCCTGAGCTTCGAGACCGCGATGCTGCGCTTGGGCGGCAAGGTGATCGGCTTCGCCGGCTCGCAGCTCTCCTCGGCGACCAAGGGCGAGACCATCCACGACACGGTGAAGGTCGTCTCCCAGTACGCCGACATCATCGCCATGCGCCACCCCAAGGAGGGCGCGGCCTTGGTGGCGGCCGAGGCCAGCGAGGTGCCGGTCATCAACGGCGGCGACGGCGGGCACATGCACCCCACGCAGACCCTGGCCGACCTCTCCACCATCGAGGCGCGCTTCGGCCGCGTCTCCGACCTCACGGTGGGCCTGTGCGGCGACCTGACCTTCGGGCGCACGGTCCACTCGCTCATCGAGACGCTCTGCCGCTTCGGCAACGTGCGCTTCGTGCTCATCAGCCCGGCCGAGCTCAAGACCCCGCAGTACGTGCTCGACCGCATCAACCAGAGCCCCACCTGCTCCTACGTCGAGGCGAGCGACCTCTCGGCCGTCATCGGCGACCTGGACGTGCTCTACATGACCCGCGTGCAGAAGGAGCGCTTCTTCAACGAGGACGACTACCTGCGCCTGCGCGACACCTACATCCTCGACGCGCCCAAGATGGCGCTGGCCAAGCCGACCATGGCGGTGCTGCACCCGCTGCCGCGCGTCAACGAGATCGCCAAGGAGGTCGACGACGATCCTCGCGCCGCCTACTTCGAGCAGGTCAAGCGCGGCATGCTCATGCGCATGGCCCTGGAGAGCTCGCTGCTTAGCGACGAGCTGCCCGGTTACGACGAGAACAAGGAGGTCCAAGCCTGA
- a CDS encoding AMP-dependent synthetase/ligase — MKQEYTRTLEEPIDSDRNIFSLLDDRAQRSPEDSLVEYVGDDGTWQSFTATQFRDKVIGLAKGLIARGVMPGDSVAIIAHTSWQWTALDVAIMSIGALTVPVYETNSPAQVEMIFNDSNVRMAFAEDDDQRDKIESVRERCADLKDVYVIAMGAIETIEKFGQGVNDQEFWEREKAVQGKDLATIVYTSGSTGTPKGIELSHQNFMFITISGVRSMGDILNKPGRRLLLFLPLAHVFARFMQLVCFAGTVTLGLSSNLKTILADFRTFKPTFILAVPRIFEKIYNAASQKAGSGFAGRVFSDATTTAIAWSRAQQSGEPIPRALTMRHALYNKLVYSTIMQIFGGKVEYAVSGGAPLNASIAHFFNGVGLPLLEGYGMTETCAPAMVNPTKGYKIGTVGLPLQGVTVGVSDDGELCIKSRAVCVGYHNHPEITKEQIVDGWLHTGDLGSIDADGFVTLTGRKKDIIITAGGKNVSPAEVETAVMTSPVVSQCVMVGDRKPFIAAIISLDLQETNEWLKSEGAEPVKDLKEAVANPIVHAEVERAVNKANELVSRAESIRKFEIVPDEFTEENGMITPSLKAKRQVITDHYKSLIDNVIYTPKKS; from the coding sequence ATGAAGCAGGAATACACAAGGACGTTGGAAGAGCCGATCGACAGCGACCGGAACATCTTCTCTTTGCTGGACGATCGCGCGCAACGCTCGCCCGAGGACTCCCTGGTCGAGTACGTCGGCGACGACGGCACCTGGCAGTCGTTCACGGCCACGCAGTTCCGCGACAAGGTCATCGGCCTGGCGAAGGGGCTCATCGCCCGTGGCGTCATGCCCGGCGATTCGGTGGCCATCATCGCGCACACCTCGTGGCAGTGGACCGCGCTTGACGTGGCCATCATGTCGATCGGCGCGCTCACCGTGCCGGTCTACGAGACCAACTCTCCGGCCCAGGTCGAGATGATCTTCAACGATTCCAACGTCAGGATGGCGTTTGCCGAGGATGACGACCAGCGCGACAAGATTGAGTCCGTGCGCGAGCGTTGCGCCGATCTCAAGGACGTCTACGTGATTGCCATGGGCGCCATCGAGACCATCGAGAAATTTGGCCAAGGCGTCAACGACCAAGAGTTCTGGGAGCGTGAGAAGGCTGTACAAGGCAAGGACCTGGCGACCATCGTCTACACGTCGGGCTCCACCGGCACGCCGAAGGGCATCGAGCTGAGCCATCAGAACTTCATGTTCATCACCATCTCGGGCGTGCGCTCCATGGGCGACATCCTCAACAAGCCCGGCCGCAGGCTCCTGCTGTTTCTCCCGCTGGCGCACGTCTTCGCCCGCTTCATGCAGCTCGTCTGCTTCGCCGGCACGGTCACGCTGGGCCTCTCCAGCAACCTCAAGACCATCCTCGCCGATTTCCGCACGTTCAAGCCGACCTTCATCCTCGCCGTGCCCCGCATCTTCGAGAAGATCTACAACGCCGCCTCGCAGAAGGCCGGCTCCGGATTCGCCGGGCGCGTCTTCTCCGACGCCACGACGACCGCCATCGCCTGGTCGAGGGCGCAGCAGTCGGGCGAGCCGATTCCGAGGGCGCTCACCATGCGTCACGCGCTGTACAACAAGCTCGTCTATTCCACCATCATGCAGATCTTCGGCGGCAAGGTCGAGTACGCGGTCTCCGGCGGCGCCCCGCTCAACGCGTCCATCGCGCACTTCTTCAACGGCGTCGGCCTGCCCCTGCTCGAGGGCTACGGCATGACCGAGACCTGCGCACCCGCCATGGTCAACCCCACCAAAGGCTACAAGATCGGCACCGTCGGCCTGCCACTGCAGGGAGTCACCGTTGGTGTGAGCGACGACGGCGAGCTGTGCATCAAGAGCCGGGCGGTGTGCGTCGGCTACCACAACCATCCCGAGATCACCAAGGAGCAGATCGTCGACGGATGGCTCCACACCGGCGACCTCGGCTCCATCGACGCCGACGGTTTCGTCACGCTGACCGGCCGCAAGAAGGACATCATCATCACCGCCGGCGGCAAGAACGTCTCGCCCGCCGAGGTGGAGACCGCGGTCATGACCTCGCCGGTGGTGAGCCAATGCGTCATGGTCGGCGACCGCAAGCCCTTCATCGCGGCGATCATCTCTCTGGACCTGCAGGAGACCAACGAATGGCTCAAATCCGAAGGTGCCGAACCGGTCAAGGATTTGAAGGAGGCCGTGGCGAACCCCATCGTCCACGCCGAAGTCGAGCGTGCGGTCAACAAGGCCAACGAGCTGGTCTCGCGCGCCGAGTCCATCCGCAAGTTCGAGATTGTCCCCGACGAATTCACCGAGGAGAACGGCATGATCACCCCGAGCCTTAAGGCCAAGCGCCAGGTCATCACCGACCACTACAAATCCCTCATCGACAACGTCATCTACACCCCAAAGAAGAGTTGA